A single region of the Elusimicrobiota bacterium genome encodes:
- a CDS encoding enoyl-CoA hydratase/isomerase family protein, translated as MEYQHLKVHAGPVTKVTLSRPEQRNAMNAETLRSLTLVFREIALNPSVRAVIVTGGGKDFCAGADVNWMKEAGKLSPEEGKKDARLLADMLQSVDECPVPVIVAAQGNVFGGGLGLLAACDIAVLAEDAKMAFSECRLGIMPAVISSWVLPKIGAVNARRYYLTAEVFGAEEAVRMGLAHEVVPAAELYAKADAIAANVLKCGPNAVRAAKALLPRLERLGLHQQVGMTVDTLVRLRSSAEGQEGLAAFLEKRAPEWTR; from the coding sequence ATGGAATACCAGCACCTGAAGGTCCACGCCGGGCCCGTCACCAAGGTGACGCTCTCGCGTCCCGAGCAGCGCAACGCGATGAACGCCGAGACCTTGCGCTCGCTGACCTTGGTGTTCCGGGAGATCGCGCTCAACCCCTCCGTCCGCGCCGTGATCGTGACCGGCGGGGGCAAGGACTTCTGCGCCGGCGCCGACGTCAACTGGATGAAGGAAGCGGGCAAGCTCTCTCCCGAGGAAGGCAAGAAGGACGCCCGCCTCCTGGCCGACATGCTCCAGTCCGTCGACGAGTGCCCCGTCCCCGTCATCGTCGCCGCCCAGGGCAACGTCTTCGGCGGCGGCCTCGGCCTCCTCGCGGCCTGCGACATCGCCGTGCTGGCCGAGGACGCCAAGATGGCGTTCTCCGAATGCCGCCTGGGCATCATGCCCGCCGTCATCTCGTCCTGGGTCCTTCCGAAGATCGGCGCCGTCAACGCGCGCCGCTATTACCTCACCGCGGAGGTGTTCGGCGCCGAGGAAGCCGTCCGCATGGGACTCGCCCATGAGGTCGTGCCCGCCGCCGAGCTCTACGCCAAGGCCGACGCGATCGCCGCGAACGTTCTCAAGTGCGGCCCGAACGCCGTCCGCGCCGCGAAGGCGCTCCTGCCGCGCCTCGAGCGCCTGGGCCTGCACCAGCAGGTCGGCATGACCGTCGATACCTTGGTCCGCCTGCGC